Proteins encoded within one genomic window of Panicum virgatum strain AP13 chromosome 1N, P.virgatum_v5, whole genome shotgun sequence:
- the LOC120654573 gene encoding uncharacterized protein LOC120654573 produces the protein MIWVLFIMHLASHGTHAEETMQFVPHCDHTEVSDSQPISSQLNTVERSTECLASCEIKPVSVDGDNENIDANEETHLVIQDVPQCRICLDNEGDDLIAPCRCKGTQKYVHRSCLDNWRSTKEGFAFSHCTECRAAFLLRANVPPDRWWLRLKFQLLVVRDHTLIFFIVQLVVAFLGMVVYRFYGDELREMFGYEEHPYAFYAMAILAIVLVGLLYGFFIAIICGQRITERHYHVLAKQELTKEYIVEDLEGADQLPDLDPSHVTELKVLGLY, from the exons ATGATTTGGGTGTTGTTTATAATGCACTTGGCTTCTCATGGCACTCATGCAGAAGAAACAATGCAGTTTGTACCCCATTGTGATCACACAGAAGTGTCAGATTCACAGCCAATAAGTTCACAACTAAACACTGTAGAGAGATCCACAGAATGTCTAGCCTCATGTGAAATCAAGCCAGTTAGTGTTGACGGTGACAATGAAAATATTGATGCCAATGAAGAAACTCACCTTGTTATTCAAGATGTTCCTCAATGCCGGATTTGCCTTGATAACGAAG GTGATGACTTGATTGCGCCCTGCCGTTGCAAGGGAACACAGAAGTATGTCCATAGGTCCTGTCTTGATAACTGGAGATCAACAAAG GAAGGTTTTGCATTTTCACATTGCACAGAGTGTCGAGCTGCATTCTTGCTTCGTGCAAATGTTCCTCCAGATAGATGGTGGTTAAGGTTGAAGTTTCAACTTCTGGTTGTTAGGGATCACACCCTGATCTTCTTTATTGTGCAGCTG GTAGTTGCTTTCTTGGGTATGGTGGTATACAGATTTTATGGAGATGAACTGCGAGAAATGTTTGGTTATGAAGAGCACCCATATGCTTTCTACGCCATGGCAA TATTGGCTATTGTTTTGGTTGGTTTGCTGTATGGGTTCTTCATTGCTATAATATGTGGGCAGAGGATAACAGAGCGTCATTACCATGTTCTTGCAAAGCAAGAGCTAACCAAG GAGTATATTGTAGAGGATCTTGAAGGAGCTGATCAATTGCCAGACCTTGATCCTAGCCATGTTACAGAGCTGAAGGTATTGGGACTCTATTGA
- the LOC120654571 gene encoding uncharacterized protein LOC120654571 — protein sequence MDPAGPGAAADPAGSGAPPLQEFDGKGPPGGGAAEGSAPQPVVAGLGDLRAGITEPLGQGEACLSKKDIPQLTAEGATQHGDTVSILPHAGSLQAEAPCLTLGCDPNAVSVEKLHGGDSLSCGKVNIGTDLQPKPDAEHGENRMSAARLGLDLNTVDSSDAAELNPFFPYKKLGQTKVSDPSECGSTTGAIEESESHRKWREMKQNGFLSSSHGKAVVPRPRGRPPKRKRDDEFKKNTSTQHSQANKFVKVAAPSGLLSGLNPGIINHVRNSKQVYSIIKAMVHSERLENDNQPACTSRTGERGKEVSERIQDQKYGGGFMNCHFMMKDNNVMFHQALPTSSQFLPQDDDNLKLQLSSAVTMSSDRTCSTSADDLASNHDYMTLLSVKAAGVASQWLELLHQDIRGRLAALKRSRKRVRNAIRTELPYLISTEFPSNQENESCIANTSEAGCTDKAVSEAHVTRWKSLFVQMDRALQEEGKHLENRLKQVQEMQLNCDKGLKHMTCDAPPLGPLAELWKQKNPDISQSEWAVQAAAASIYSTCNMVMRTENVPCF from the exons ATGGACCCCGCggggccgggcgccgccgcggatccCGCCGGAtcgggcgcgccgccgctccag GAATTCGACGGGAAGGGACCGcccggcggcggggctgcgGAGGGGAGCGCGCCGCAGCCGGTGGTGGCTGGACTGGGAG atctgagGGCAGGAATTACGGAACCTTTGGGTCAAGGCGAAGCATGCTTAAGCAAGAAGGATATTCCTCAATTGACTGCTGAAGGTGCCACACAACATGGAGATACAGTGTCTATATTGCCCCATGCAGGGTCACTTCAGGCAGAAGCTCCTTGTCTGACCTTGGGTTGTGATCCCAATGCAGTGTCAGTGGAGAAGCTGCACGGCGGTGATTCTCTGTCATGTGGTAAGGTGAACATTGGAACAGATCTCCAGCCTAAGCCTGATGCAGAACATGGTGAGAATAGGATGAGCGCTGCACGCCTTGGATTGGATCTTAACACAGTAGATAGTTCTGATGCAGCAGAGCTCAATCCCTTCTTCCCGTACAAGAAGCTGGGTCAGACGAAAGTCAGCGATCCATCGGAATGCGGCAGTACTACTGGTGCTATAGAAGAGAGCGAGTCGCACAGAAAGTGGAGAGAAATGAAACAGaatggttttctttcttcatctcATGGAAAGGCAGTGGTGCCTAGGCCACGTGGTCGACCCCCCAAAAGGAAAAGGGATGATGAATTCAAGAAGAACACCTCCACACAGCATAGCCAGGCTAACAAATTTGTGAAGGTTGCTGCTCCTAGTGGCCTATTATCTGGGCTAAACCCTGGAATCATTAACCATGTGAGAAATAGCAAGCAAGTTTACTCCATAATAAAGGCTATGGTACACTCTGAGAGGCTTGAGAATGATAATCAACCTGCTTGTACTAGTCGAACAGGTGAAAGAGGGAAAGAAGTCAGTGAGAGAATTCAGGATCAGAAATATGGGGGTGGTTTCATGAATTGCCATTTCATGATGAAAGATAACAATGTGATGTTTCACCAAGCACTGCCTACCTCATCACAGTTCCTTCCACAGGATGATGATAATCTTAAACTGCAGCTCTCATCAGCAGTCACTATGTCGTCAGATAGGACCTGTAGTACATCAGCTGATGATCTTGCATCTAATCATGATTACATGACTTTATTGTCAGTAAAAG CGGCCGGTGTTGCTTCTCAGTGGTTGGAACTACTGCATCAGGACATAAGGGGGCGCCTTGCTG CTTTGAAGCGCAGCAGGAAGAGAGTCAGAAATGCTATTCGCACAGAACTACCTTACCTGATTTCAACAGAATTTCCATCTAATCAAGAGAATGAATCATGTATTGCGAATACTTCTGAGGCTGGGTGTACTGACAAAGCAGTTTCAGAAGCACATGTGACACGATGGAAGTCTCTCTTTGTTCAGATGGACAGAGCACTTCAGGAGGAGGGGAAACACTTG GAGAACCGATTGAAGCAAGTTCAAGAAATGCAATTGAATTGTGATAAGGGCCTCAAACACATGACCTGTGATGCTCCACCGCTTGGACCTTTGGCTGAATTATG GAAGCAGAAGAACCCGGACATTTCTCAGAGCGAATGGGCTGTGCAAGCTGCTGCTGCGTCAATCTACTCGACGTGTAACATGGTCATGAGAACTGAAAACGTGCCTTGCTTCTGA
- the LOC120654574 gene encoding bZIP transcription factor 11-like produces the protein MASSSGSGSSGSLSAATAALAAAAGTEEELRALMEQRRAKRMLSNRESARRSRMRKQRHLDDLTAQAAHLRRENAHVATALGLTTQGLLAVDAENAVLRTQAAELAARLASLNDILACMNTNAAAAAGAVAVSLTAAAAAVSASSDPYLAFDGATALDDLLRSCPEMFPLC, from the coding sequence ATGGCTTCCTCGAGCGGGAGCGGCAGCTCGGGCTCCCTCtccgcggcgaccgcggccctcgccgccgccgcgggcacaGAGGAGGAGCTGCGCGCGCTCATGGAGCAGCGCCGCGCCAAGCGGATGCTCTCCAACCGCGAGTCCGCGCGCCGCTCGCGGATGCGCAAGCAGCGCCACCTCGACGACCTCACCGCGCAGGCCGCGCACCTGCGCCGCGAGAACGCGCACGTCGCCACCGCGCTCGGCCTCACCACGCAGGgcctcctcgccgtcgacgccgagAACGCCGTCCTCCGCACCcaggccgccgagctcgccgcgcggCTCGCCTCCCTCAACGACATCCTCGCCTGCATGAACAccaacgccgccgcggccgccggggccgtCGCCGTCTCCCtcaccgcagccgccgccgctgtttcCGCGTCCTCGGATCCCTACCTCGCCTTCGATGGCGCCACCGCCCTCGACGACCTCCTTAGATCCTGCCCGGAGATGTTCCCGCTCTGCTAG